DNA from Dioscorea cayenensis subsp. rotundata cultivar TDr96_F1 unplaced genomic scaffold, TDr96_F1_v2_PseudoChromosome.rev07_lg8_w22 25.fasta BLBR01002117.1, whole genome shotgun sequence:
GTTCCCCGGAATCGACTCGACAGACAAGGAAAAAGCAAATGTGCGGAAGGAcgggtgaagattatcataagaaacaaaaagggaGATGGGATGTTTAGTACAAGAACGAATACCTTTTGCAAAAGGCAATGAGAAGATCAAGAGACGGATCCGCATGGTCCCGGGGAGTAGGACCGGAGAGACGGAGCTTTCGCGGTGGTACACGCTGGCGTCGATGATAAACTCCGTCCAAAACGACCATCATCTCAGATCCAATGGAGGAGGCGTCACACTAGGCATAGGCACAGGCGGAGGGACTGAAACAAGGATGGGGAAAACAATATCAGATGACGTAGTTAATATATCGTGAGAAACTGAGTTAGAAAAATGATCGAGACTCAAAAACGTGACATCCATAGACACATAATACTTCCGACTAGTCGGATGAAACAACCCAGTATCCACGCTGGGCGCGGAATAACCAACAAAGACACATTTAAGTCGACGCGGGCGAACTTGTCCAAACCAGAGTTAAATCTCGAACAAAAACCAACACTACCGAAAAACACGAGGGATAAGTGAAAACAACCCTCAGATCGTAGAAGACGACGTAGAGGAACCTCTCCCCCTACGGTTGCAGAAGGTATACGATTAATAAGATAGACTGCAGTTAAGATAGCATCAGACCACAAATACATAGGAACATTACGCTCTACTAAGAGAGTGCGTGCAATATCCAAGATGTGACAATTTCTTTCAgtaactccattttgttgagaggTGTGTAGAcaggtggtttgatgaataatcgCAAAGGACGCACACAAAGAATTTACAGCAGAAGAgacaaattctaaagcattatcggtgcgaagacatttgagaacagtggaaaattgattttttatttccaaaatgaattttGAAGGACATCAGCAATAGATCGacggtcttttaacaaatatacctaaGACACtcgggaaaaatcatcaacaaacacaatatAGTAACGATGACCAGAAATCGACGCGACCTTagaaggtccccaaacatcacaatgaactaaatcaaataacGACCGACTAGACCCTAGAGTAGAACGCTTAAAGGTAGCACGATGATGTTTACCCAACTGACACGACACACATTGAAACGACTCGACTCGAATCCAAGGCAAAGTTTGCTGAAGAAACAGATGCTGCTAAACCACGAGGAATATCATCACGCACCAACGTATACACGCCGTCACCACGATTATGGCCCAAACCAATCCTCTTCCCTGTCTGCAGATCCTGAAAAATACagtgaaaagggaaaaatgTTACACTACAATTCAAATGTTTGTTGATCACAGAAACGGATAGCAAGTTGACAAGAAATTCAGGTACGTAAAGAACATCATTTAGTCTAAGCTGAGAGGAAGAATGCACAACTCCCTCTCCGGACACTAAGCACGATCGTCCATCGGCAATTGCCACAGAACGAAAAAAAAAGACGGAgaaaggttttgaaaaaaagattttgtacCTGTCATGTGAGAATAGGCCCTAGAGTCAATAATCCAGGAACTATCCCTGGAAACAAGAAAGGCATTACCTGaggaaacagaagaagaaaCTGTGGTGTGAGACGCTGTGCCTTGTAGTCGCTGGAAGCTGTAAAGTCGACTTGAGAGATAGTGACAAAACTGCTCAAAGACTAGAGTGGGTGACGGATCGACCACCTGCACTAGCATTGGCCACTGCCAGGCGACCATGCTTATCCCAACAGTGATCCTCGAGCTGGGCTCGGCAAAGGCATGAAGGTACACACAAACCTATTCCGAGAATCACCACGGCCAGCTCCTCGACCACCACAAGATGAGCCTTTACCACCACGCCCACGAGAAGCTAGCAAAGCGGACTGATTAGAGGACACAACAGGCGATGGAGATGTGGATGTAGAAGACAGCGAGCTAACGCGAGCGTAAACAACAAAGCAAGATCGTGCATTCGCCGAACTCCGAATAGAGACCTTCACCCTGGTTTTTCAGATCTCAAGAGGGAGCCCGGAAAAGATATGCGATGACTACAACTTCATTCCGTGAATCAACGGGTGGCGGATCAAGAACTAATGGCTGGTAAATATCTAGCTCATCCAACAGGCTACGGATGTGAGTGAAGAACTGAGGGGCGGTACGATTGCCTTGACGGGCTATAAACAGTTGCTCATACAACTCAAAAACACGagagatattattttcatttccatatgtCAATCTGTACATCTCCCAAATTGCCTTTGCAGTAGTCAACATCACCACACTTCGGGCAATATCCGGTTCCATACTACCGGTCAACCATGAGCGCACTGCAGCATCCTCAGCAAGCCAATCAGCATACTTGGCATCCTTCGAGTCTGGGGGATCTGCCGTGAAGTACGATGATTTCTTATGAGCCAGGGTTTGGAGTGGCGgtggtggcggctagggtttaacccAGAGCTCTAGTACTATGTGAAGATAGGAGAAATAGTTTGTATATCTCATTAGTAAAGGagtacaaagatatatatagagaaatattagggttttggggtatgggcccaatatggcccattagccaaatataaacaataacataattCTGACAttgaaaatatagtaccacatcggttgtgtaatagaagtgtaatgagtttatatataggtatagaggttgagccactaagtcttgagactttttggtgtaagactcctaagcccatatagagcccatatagggcccactagtaccaaaatataaaatttaacatggtatcagagaaatatagtggagccaccgatgtggtacaagtccatgtgtgtatgaccttcatgtgtgtaggacctctgagacacaagtagtgtacaagttcATGTAAACAGACCTCTGATGTACAAGTCTGTTCAAGTTCGACCAAGTAGAACTTGAGGGAggatgttggaaatatagtaccacatcggttgtgtaatagaagtgtaatgggtttatatataggtatagaggttgagccaccaagtcttgagactttttggtgtaagactcctaagcccatatagagcccatatagggcccactagtaccaaaatataaaatttaacataaactATGATATTTGAATGGTGCAATGCCTACACTAGCTACAGATGATCTTGCGTATATAGGTTGGGATGCACAAAACTTGATGGTTATGGCCCGGGCTAATTCATTCTATGGAAGACCATATCGCGGATACCTACATCCTATTTCCAACAGCGAAGAAGATCTAGGATGCAGTGACTAGCTTATTCACATTTGGAAAATGCTTCCCAAATGTTTGAACTCAAAAATAAGGCAAGAAATTTGAGACAAGTGGacaattgatgaaaattttgcaaGAACTCGACTTATATACAACTCCGGCTTGGAAAGATCCCGAGGATGCAATGGTGTACGAAAAAAATGGTAGATTGTGATCGGATATATGATTTTTTCGCTAGGTTCGCAACGTTCGCCAAAGAACTTGATGAGGTTTGTGAACAATTATTAGGAATTAAACCATTACAGCCAATTGAGGACATTTTTGCAAGTTCAAAGAAAGTGTGATGATAAgaaaaatagtttgtatattcATTAGGAAACAAGTACAAggatatatagaaaaatattaagggttttgtggtatgggcccaatgTGTCCCATTAACCAATCaaaactataacataactctaacactccccctcaagctggagcatatatatcaaacatacccagcttgttacatagattactaaagactttaacatttaaaccttggtgaagatatccgcCATAAGGAACTGCTCAAAACTTTGCCCAAAAACATAGTTCCTCCCATCTGATTTTTGCGAGGCACAATGGATATCCTTAACTAAAAAATCATGCGACGAAGACATGATGACAAAGAGACAAATCCTTAAGCAACGAAACAAGGGCATCACTGGTGAACGCTGAGGAACATCAGGTGCTCATAGACCAACGGGAACAGGGAGATtcttaactaaagaatcatgagacgAAGACATGACGACGAAGAGACATATCTTTCAGCAAAAAGACAAGGGTATCATTGGTGAAGGCTGAGGAATATCACCAGGTGCTCATAGACCAACGGGAACAGCAAGAGATGAGCGGTGGCTGGCGGGAGAGGTGGCGGTGGCGAGTGGAAGGCTAGAGTTTGGAGTGGCGGTGGTGGCGGCCAGGGTTTTGCGTGGCAGCTAGGATTTAACCTAATTCTCTGGTACCATGTGAtgataggaaaaataatttgtatattcatTAGGAAACgagtacaaggatatatatagagagaaatattaagggttttgtggtatgggtgcaatatggcccattaaccaatctaaactataacataacttTAACAGAAAGGAATCAAGGAGACGGATTATGCTAGGAATGCAAACTCCAAGTTTAAAAGAATCATCTCTCATTATGCGAACAAAAAAGGTACaaggagaaataaaaaactacaaaaaatgGTGTGATCATTGCAAAAAACCTTATCATACTAAGGACACTTGCTAGAAGCTGCATGGTAAGCCTGTGAATTGGACTCCTAATTGTGCTCATGTTGAAGGACAAATTGAGAAAAGACTCTAGGCTGGACTACCTGAAGCAGAAACAAGGTCATCCACTTTTACAAAAGAACAAATTGAGCTGCTGAAACACTCAATAAATCAATCCAATTCGACATCCCTTGTAGCAGCAAAAGGTACAGATCTTGCTATTTTTTCTAGTATAACAAAATGATAACAACCATGTATCATTGACTTAGGTGCAACTGATCATATGACGGGATGTACACAACTAATTTCCGCATATTTGCTGAGTTCAAGAAATTGCAAGGTGACAATTGCAGATGGATCAGCATCCATGGCAGCAGGAACAGGAACAATAAAAATGGGTTCCAATATGATGCTAAAGGGAGTCCTGTATGTGCCAAATTTGGCATGCAatttattatcaataaataaaataactaaagatTTGGGTTGGAAAGTGGCATTCCCTCCTTCTACATGTATTTTCCAGGATCGGTTATCGGAGAAGAAGATTGGCAGTGCTAGGGAGCTTAATggtctttattattttgaaaatgttcATGGAGTGGAAAGGAAGGCTTACACAATTGCAAGTAATTCAATTCCcgaaattcaacaaataatgtTATTGCATTATAGATTAGGGCATCCTAGTTTCTCTTATTTGAAATTCTTGTTCCCCAAGTTGTTCAAAACCAATAATAAATTTCAGTGTGAAATATGCCAATTAGCAAAACATACTTGTGTCTTTTATTCTCATGTACCTTATCATGCATCTAAACCTTATATCTTGGTTCGTAGCGATATTTGGGGCCATCTCATATTCCTaatttaacccaaaaaaaaattggcttGTTACCTTTACTGTTGATCATTCTCGGGTCAGTTGAGTATATCTTTTGATTGACAAATCTGAAACAAGTGAGGTTTTTCAACAATTTCATTCCATGATAAAGACCCAATTCCCGGAGAATATTAAAATACTGCGCACAGATAATGGGACTGTGTTTTTCAATGCTAATTTGGGAGAGTTTATAACAACAAATGGGATTATCCATCCAAGTTCCTGTGTGAGTACACCACAACAAAAAGGAATTGCCGAACGAAAAAACAATCACCTCTTGGAAGTTGCCCAAACCTTATTATTTACAGCCAACTTACCAAACCGTTTTTGGGGAAATGCAATTTTGACAGCCACCTATCTCATTAATAGAGTTCTTTCTCGTGTGTTATAATTTCAAAGCCCATTAAAGATTTTATCTGATTTTTACCCTGCGTCTTGTTCATCTTTTTCATTGGATTTGAAAGTTTTTTTGGGTGTACCTGCATTTGTCCACAATTTAGATCCACATGGAGGTAAATTTGACCCTAGGTCCTATAAGTGCATTTTTTTAGGTTATTCTACAACACAGAAAAAGGTATAGGTGTTATTTTatggagaagaaaaaatattttgtgtcaAAGGATGTTACTTTCTTTGAAAaccaacctttttttttcctaaaaattcTCTTAAGGGGGAGAAATAAGAGGAAGATATTTTTTGGGAACAATCCAAACAATCCAAATCTTCCGACCGAATTCATGATAACTCGAATTCTTCTTTGCGATACCAATCGTGGGATTATTTGTGGGATTTTGCTCCAAATTTAGAAACAGATAAGGAAGGCCAAAGCCCTCAAATCTTGGCAGAGAATAACCAAAATCCTGAACAAGTTGTTGAGCCCACATCTTCAGCTAAAATTTACCCAAAGAAATcccgagaaaaaaaaatgactcaATTTTGTAATCCTGCCCGAATCAACTTCACAAAATCAAATTGACCCATAGTTTTCTCCTTATCAGCAACCATCTCTAATTTTTTGCCCAGAACCTAAGTAAAAGAGTTTAGTCCAACGTCTAAAATACAAGTTCAACAAAATCAGTCTGACTTGCAATCGTTTGAGCAGACCTATTCACGACGGAGAATCCGAGGAATTAATATTGAGCAAAGGCCGACTCACTGTCATGAATCAAATCCGATGTCTGGAACTGAGGACAAGCTGGATGAGTTTGATATTCCTATTGCAGTATGGAAAGGTTTACGATCATGCACACAGCATCCTTTGTCAAATTTTGTGAGGTATGATCATCTATCTAATTCTGTTAGAGCTTTGGTGTCGAATATGGCATGTATACAGATTCCAAAGGATATTTTGAAAGCATTGAAGGACCCACAATGGAAGAAAGTAGTCATGGAAGAAATGGAAGCtcctaaaaaaattgaaacgcGGAGTATAGTTAAAAAACCTTGAAACAAAGTGGCTATACGTAGACCTACGAAGTTGATTATCAGGAAATATTTGCACCCATGGCCAAGATGAATATGGTTCGGGTGCTTTTGTCACTAGCTGCTAACCTAGATTGGGCACTACAACAACTTGATGTAAAAAATGCCTTTTTGAATGGTGATTTGGAAGAAGTATACATGGATCAGTGGAGAGATATAAAGCCTATTTGGTACCAAAAGGCTATACGTAGACCTACGAAGTTGATTATCAGGAAATATTTGCACCCATGGCCAAGATGAATATGGTTCGGGTGCTTTTGTCACTAGCTGCTAACCTAGATTGGGCACTACAACAACTTGATGTAAAAAATGCCTTTTTGAATGGTGATTTGGAAGAAGTATACATGGAGCTACTGCCTGGCTTTAGCAATAGAAACATGACTGATCGAGTTTTTAGGTTAAAGAAATCattatatggtttaaaacaaTCACCAAGGGCATGGTTTGACAGATTTACTCGGGCAGTAAAAGCACAAGGGTATTGGCAAGCAGAGGGGGATCATACTCTATTCTATAGACATAGAAATGGCAGTATTACATTGTTAATTGTTTATGTAGATGACATCATATTGACTGGGGGTGATGTAGAAGAAGGGGAAATACTAAAAAAGAGACTTGCAacagaatttgaaatgaaggaccTTAGAAATCTTAGGTATTTTCTTGGAATGGAAGTAGGAAGAAACTAGAATAGGATTTTTGTATCCCAGATAAAATATGCTCTAGGTCTTTTAAAAGAAACCAGAATGTTGGGATGCAAACATGTGGATACTGCAGCAGAATCAATTGTAAAAAAAGAAGTAGAAGTTGAGAGTAGTCCAGTGGATAGAGGTCGCCTTCAAAGATTGGTTGGAGaactaatttaattttcttatctCACACGAGACCAAATATAGCTTTTGCCATCAGTCGAGTTAGTCAATATATGCATTGTCCAACTGAGAGTCATTTGGGAGCTGCATGCAGAATATTGAAATATCTAAAAGGACCATTAGGACATGGTTTGTTTTTCAGGAAAACTGAAGACATAAACATGGAAGTATAAACAGATGTAGACTGGGCTGGAGCTATAGAAGACAGAAGATCCACATTCTGTTACTGTACTTTAGTATGGGATAATTTAGTAGAGGAGTAAAAAACTAGCCATTGTAGCTAGGAGTAGTGTTGAAGCTGAGTTGAGAGCTATAGCCCATGGGATATGTGAAGTACGTTGGCTTAAGATGTTATTAACAGAACTCAAGGTTAACTGCAGACTTCCACTTTAGGTGTATTGTGACCATAAAGCAGCCATAAACATTTCTCGCAATCTTGTGCATCACGATAGAATGAAGCATGTGGAGGTTGGTCGACACTTCATAATGGAGAAAATCGAAGAAGGAACGATTTGCATGACATATGTCTACAGAGCAAGATGCAGATGTGTTGGCCAAGGGGCTATAGAAACCACTGTTTGAGAAGCTAATAGACAGTTGGGCATGTACAACTTGTACAGTccagcttgagggggagtgttagcGGGTTTGTTATAGCTAAAATATAGGATGAGTTTCTGAAATAAATTATTCTTAATTTCTAGGGATTTATTGTTATTAGAATCTCAAGAATCTCAACTTCTATAAGAGGAGATTAATTGTATGTTTTGAATTCAATGGGAAGAAGAGAATTTGCAATGTTTCCTCTCCAACATTATTCTCTCCTTGTGTGTTTCTTCACTTTTGTTTAAGCCACTCAAACAAGATTTTGTGGTGTAGATATTGTTGTCCTTCCAACTGTAAATTGGAGAATTCAGTGCGTGTTTAAGATAATGCATCCTAAATCGACATCACAATGCTAACTGATTAGCTTTTGTTGTGAATCATTTGATTGTCAATCATACCATTATCTCTGGGGAcatcatttttatattaataattctaGGTGCTCACTCATTTAAATAGAGAGAAGGGGGTTACATGCTAGACAAAAATGGCTTTAACTTATGAGCATCCTTGAAGATTGATTTAAGTAATCCTGTCCTATATTGGGGCTATCTTCCAAATATTGAGTGAAGATGTGCTGGACTTGAGAagtattttaaactaatttattttatataactaTTGCATTTGTGTTTTGGCAATTTGCATTCTGCAGTGGTGAAACTGCTACATGTATTTTAGAACTGTTGTCACATGTAAAATTGCATTTGTGAGTTTGTAGAGAATAACTAATTTGCAGATTTTCAGGGATGTTGGAACAACCCTAGAAACTTGGCTGATTTCCAGGATAGACATGCAGCATGTCCCTGAAATCCTGGCTGATTTTCAGCTaggattgatttttttagtaACTGTAAATTTATTCTTTCTAGAGGGTTGAAAGTCTATAAGAGTGGGtgtatttctttcatttgtAAGATAGAAAAGAAACTCAGAACTTCTACCATGGTATCAGAGATATAAGATCCTCTCTTGGTCTTTATtgccatttttttcttggtcttcATTGCCATCTTTGCAACCTTCATTGTCATTTTTTCCTACGTTGGCCCTCATTGTCATCCTTTCCAGCCTTTCATATctaaatattgtaatttttccTTCAAAAACAATGTCAGAAGTTTCAGGAAACTTCAATAATTTACAATCAGCTTCTTCAATGGAGGCCTCACAACTCTCTGGTGAGCTACACAACCTGAATACTACCTATCATCTGGATGGTAGGAACTATTTGCAATGGTCACAATTGGTGAAGACTTTCTTAAAGGGGCGTGGGAAGATTAGTCTCTTGACTAGAGATTCCCCAAAAGAAAATGACCCAAAGTTTCAGGCTTGGGATGAAGAAGACTCCATGATCATGTCTTGGTTATGGAACTCTATGCAGCCATCAATTAGCAAAAACTTCATGTTCCTTCCAACAGCCCATGATATATGGGAATCAGCTCAGAAGACTTACTCAAAGATGAAAGATGCAGCAGTActttatgaaattaaaactaaGATCACCAACACCAAGCAGTGAACATTAACAGTGACAGAGTACTATAATCTAATGAATGGTCTAAGGCTGGAATTAGATCATTATTAAAACCTGACAATGAAATGTAATGATGACACACAAACTCTGTTGAAGCTgttggaagaagaaagaatcTTCCAGTTTTTGGCAAGATTGAACATTGAATTTGATCAAGTTCGTGTTCAGCAGCTTGGAAAAGAGGAGACACCTAGTCTTGAAAAGGTCTATTCTGCTATCAAGGCTGAAGAAAATCGAAGGACTGTTATGTTGGAAACTCAACCAGCTATTGGTTCGGCAATGATTTCAACCAAACCCAATCATAGTCGAGGACATACTCCAAGGCAGACTGAAGGAAAATCTGAAGTTCATAAATCATCCAACAGGGATGGACTTTGGTGCACCTATTGCAAGAAGGCACGTCACACTAAAAACACATGTTTCAAATTGCACGGAAAAGAAGCAAGTGttcaataaaatcaaacatcaaAGAACTCATGCTCTTTGCGCAGTTCAAGAAGATAGACAGAAATCAATTAATGAAGGACAAGTTAGCATGCTGGGGTTCAATCAAGATGAGATTGAAAAACTAAAAGGCTTCCTCAACACCTTACCCTCAGGTGTGTGTTCAGTGGCCCAATCAGGTGAGCATCTCTTTTCTAATAATCCCGTGGGAATGCAGTGCCTTCTAATACTTGGGTGGTAGATTCAGGGGCAACTGATCACATGACAAACAACGAAAGTTGCCTAGATTCTTATGAAGCTACTCTTGGGGCCAAACAAATAAGTGTTGCCGATGGTAAACTTATTAATGTCACAAGCAGAGGAAAAGCTACCTTAACTCCTTCATTATCTCTTGAAAACATCTTATATGTGCCTAAACTCTCCAAAAACCTCATCTCAATTCATAAAATAACCTAGTCCTTAAACTGTCTTGCTATTTTTGACTCTTCTCATTGTGTTTTCCGGACGAGGACTCGGGAAGATGATTGGATATGCTAAGGAGAAAAATGGGCTCTATTATCTCAAGGAGCTAGTGGTTCTAAGGAAATGGATACCAAGTTCTCATTAAAACTCGTTCCATATCTTCTTCAACCCAAAAATCCCACTTATTTCTCGGGATTTGGCTTTGAGCATCGCAGTTAGGCCATCCTCCTTTTCCTCTATTAAAAACATTGCTTCCTTCATTATTTCATCATGTTAATGTCTCATCTCTTAGGTGTGATACCGTGGAGTTGGCCAAGCATCACAGGGTTTCTTttccaataaataaaaaaccatatTCTGAACCTTTTTCCTTGATTCATACTAATGTTTGGGGCCCTTCTAAAGTTCCTAGCTttagggggcgttcatttcactGTAAGTGAGGGGAAGTCAGGAAGTGAAAGAAGTGTCACTTCACCTGGGCTGGggagtgatatcacttccatgacttctgtgttcatttgtcggaaagtgagaatagaaccgaaggatttaggtgttggatgaagttCTATAAGTTCAAAAAGACTTTAGAAGTGAAAAAgagttagtttttataaatcGACTCGATCTCCCCACttaagtgaaaaaaatactgaagtgggCATTTAGTTGAAATCCACTCAATGGAGTGGAAGTGATTTCCACTCCATCTCAAATGAACACCGTAGTGGGGAAGTCAGATCACTTCCCTCACTTCCCCCCAAATGGAGCTCGttggtttgtttttttcatcGATGACTGTACCAGGGTCACTTGGTTGTAcctcatgaaaaataaatctgAAGTGAGTTCTATCTTTCCATTGTTTTCACAAAAATGATCTTAAATCGCTTGAGTCTATCAAACGATTAAGATCTGATAATGGCACAGAATATTTTAACCACAATCTTACTTCCTTCTTTGCCAATATGGGTATCCTTCATGAATCATCTTGTGTTGACACACCCCAACAAAATGGGTTAGCTGAGAGAAAGAACCGCTCATCTCTTAGAAGTGACCTATTCTTTGCTTTTCCAAAATGCAAATTCCAAAATTCTTATAGGGAGAAACAACTCTTACAGCTACCTATCTTATCAATAGATTGCCATCTCGGGTTCTTTGGGGAAAAACACCAATTGCACCTTTGGTAAATCTCTTTCCCGCTTATACCTCTGAAAACTATCTTCCTCCAAAAATTTTTGGATGTGTTGCTTTTGTTCACATTCACAAACACCTTCGCAGAAACTTGATCCTAGAGCACTTAAATGTGTATTCATTGGCTATTCAAATTCTCAAAAAGGATACAAGTGCTACCACCCTCCTTCTCGTAAAATTTATACATCCATGGATGTCACATTTCATGAGTCCACTCCGTATTTTCTTTCTCAGCAGACTCATCGATAGGGGGAGAATCTCTTGGCCGATGAATCTGCTGAATCTACTGATCTTTTCCGACCTGAAAATGAATCAGCtgaatttgttgatttttccttacttTTCCAAAGTTCATACCAGAATCTACCCCAATAATAAATTCTGACCAGCA
Protein-coding regions in this window:
- the LOC120257437 gene encoding uncharacterized protein LOC120257437, with product MSEVSGNFNNLQSASSMEASQLSGELHNLNTTYHLDGRNYLQWSQLVKTFLKGRGKISLLTRDSPKENDPKFQAWDEEDSMIMSWLWNSMQPSISKNFMFLPTAHDIWESAQKTYSKMKDAAVLYEIKTKITNTKQ